The region TCGCGCAGAAATGTTGCCTCAGGTTTGCGAAGTTTACCTTAAGGCGCGGGATGCGGATGGACTCACTCACAATCAGGAGCACATTGCGCGGCAGGCAGATATTCTCATGCGCGGCCTCGCGACTGTCGGCATTGTGGCTCTTGTCGATGAGGCCACGGGATACCAGCGGGATCGTGCCGCCGACGCGCTCGCAAAGATACTTGAAAAGTTCATCGCCAAGGAATTGCAGCCATGGGTTCCGACATTCCCTGACATGTTCTATGAGGAACTGTTTCGACTGCGCGGACTTGATTTTCCCCGCGAGACCGTGAAGCGTCCGCAATACTTTGGACATCTAACCAACGACATTATTTACGAACGTTTAGCGCCCGGCATAAAGGACGAACTGCGCAACACCACGCCCAAGTTGCCGTCCGGTCGGCGCAAGCATCATATGCATCGGAAGCTGACGCCCGAGATGGGGCACCCCAAGTTGCGTGAACACTTAGCCTCGGTTACGACCATCATGCGGCTCAGCAGCAACTACGAGGAATTCAAGCGGAACCTAGACAAGATACACCCGCGCTATGGCGACACGATCCCAATGGATTTTGGCGACAAGGGGCTTTAGCGATTCTTCCAACGGCCTTCCGCTGCTTTCTTGGCGATCTCCGTCCGCCGCTCTGGGCTCATGGTCTCAGCACGGCGCTTGCCGCCCTTGGCGCCTAGCGCCTTGGCGGCAGGGTCTTTGCCGTCATCCTTGGGCGGGGCTTCCTCGATCTCGCCAGTGGCGATCTTGGCGACCATGATGGCGGCGCCGATCACGTCGGCGGGGCGCTTCTCGCCTTTGGGGCCTTTAGGCATGTTGGTTCCGTCCTATGCTTTCCGCTAAGCATATAGGAGGCGCCGGCCGGATGCGATGCCAGCGTCAACAGGGCTGGATTTCAAACTGAGACACTACCCGAGCTTGACCTGCCGGGCGTCCGCCCTCAAGCCTTTTAACCGGCCAGGGCCAATTCCGGCGCGGCATAGGCATAACCCAGGTCGCGCGCGACAGCGGCATAGGTTACCTGGCCGCGGTGCACGTTCAGGCCCGCCTTCAGGTGGGGGCTTTCCAGCAGCGCCTGCCTGTAACCCTTGTCGGCGATCGCCAGGCCAAAAGGCAGGGTGGCGTTGTTCAAGGCAAAGGTCGAGGTGCGCGGCACCGCACCGGGCATGTTGGCGACGCAATAGTGCACCACGCCGTCGACGACATAGGTCGGGTTCTCGTGGGTCGTGGCGTGGGAGGTCTCGAAGCACCCGCCCTGGTCGATCGCCACGTCGACCAGCACCGATCCGGGCCTCATCGCCTTGACATGGGCCGCGGTCACCAGCCGCGGTGCCGCGGCGCCGGCCACCAGCACGGCACCGATTACAAGGTCCGCCGCCGGCAGCAATTGGTCGAAGGCGGCCCTCGTCGAATATTGCGTGGTCAGCGAGGGGCCGAAGCGCTTGGCCAGCCGGTCGAGCACGGGCAGCGCCCGGTCCAGCACGGTCACATCGGCGCCCATGCCCAGCGCCACCTCGATCGCGTTTTCGCCCACCACGCCGCCACCGATCACCACGACATTGGCCGGCGGCACGCCCGGCACGCCACCGATCAGGATGCCGGCGCCGCCGTGGGCGCGTTCCAGGGCGGATGCGCCGGCCTGCACCGCCAGCTTGCCCGCCACCTGCGACATGGGGGCGAGCAGGGGCAGGCCGCCCTGGGCATCGGTCACCGTCTCGTAGGCGATGCACACCGCCCCGCTGGCGACCAGGTCGCGCGTCTGCTCGGGATCGGGCGCCAGGTGCAGGTAGGTGAACAGGATCTGGCCAGGGCGCAGCATCCGCCGTTCGCCCGCCTGCGGCTCCTTCACCTTCACGATCATGTCGGCGCCGGCGAAGATTTCGGCCGGCTCGGCCGCGATGGCGGCCCCGGCGGCCTGGTAGTCGCCATCGGACGCGCCGATGCCGATGCCGGCCTTGCTCTCGACCACGACCTGATGACCGTGGGCGGTGAATTCCTGCACGCTGCCCGGGGTCAGGCCGACGCGGAACTCGTTGTTCTTGATTTCCTTGGGGACACCGATGCGCATGTCCAGCCTCCTTTGGCGAGCCTGTCGATTTTACCAAAGCTGGAGCGCCAAGTGCGTGCAAAGCTTGCGCCTGAATTCATTCGCGGCGCATGATTCAGGCGTTGGAATTCAAAAAACGGTGGAATCATGCAAGAGGTGGCGTTGGATCGCATGGATCACGCGATCCTGGATGTCCTCAAGCGCGACGGCCGCATGACCGCCACCGAACTGGCCGGCCGCGTCGGCCTGTCGGCTTCGGCCTGTTCGCGGCGGATCAAGCGGCTGGAAGACGTCGGCGTCATCACCGGCTATGGCGCCGCCATCAACGAGGCGGCCCGGGCGCGGGGCCTCACCGTCGTCGTCTTCGTCTCGCTGCACAGCCAGACCGAGGAATTCCTCTCCGCCTTCGAGCGGGCGGTGCAGCGCTGCGAAAACGTGGTCGAAGGCTACCTGCTCTCTGGCCCGTTCGATTATTCGCTGCGCGTGCTGGCCCGCGATGTCGGCGATTACGAGCGCATCCACAAGGAACAGCTCTCGCGCCTGCCCGGCGTCTCGCGCATGCAATCCAATTTCGCCCTGCGGAAAGTGGTGGGCTGAACGGATATTGACCGTCTCGCGGGGATTGTCCAACATAAGAGACTTTCAGTTTATATAGTGGACAACATGCCCGGAATCGACATCAAAGCCCTCAGCGCCTCGCCGCCGGTCTGCGGCATGTTGAGCGACATCCTGGTGGAGGTGGTCGCCAATGGGGGTTCGGTCAGCTTCATGCACCCGCTCGACCCGGCGATGGCACGCGCCTTCTGGGACAAGTCGCTGGCGGCGGCGGCCCGCGGCGAGCGGGTGGTGCTGGGCGCCTGGGACGGCGAGGTCATCGTCGGCACCGTGACCCTGCTGCTCGACTGCCCGCCCAACCAGCCCCACCGCGCCGAAATCGCCAAGCTGATGACCCGCCTCAGCCATCGCGGCCGCGGCATCGCCGCCGCCCTGATGCGCGCCGCCGAGGTCTTGGCGGCCTCACGCGGGCGCACCCTCCTGGTCCTCGACACGGCGACCGAGGACGGGGCGGCGGCTCTCTACGAAGGGCTGGGCTATACCCTCGCCGGCGAGATCCCGGACTACGCCCTGAAGCCCCATGGCGGGTTGACGGGCACGCTGATCTATTGGAAGCGGATCGGCGATGGGCATTGACAGCGTCATCCGGGATGACGAGCTGAAGGGTGGGCGTCAGCGCATCGGGTTGATGAACCCCAGCCCCTCGAAGTCGCGCTCGTTATCGGTGACGACGGTGCAATCGTTCACCTCGGCGATGGCGGCGATGATCATGTCGAGGGCGCTGCGGGGGCGGCCCTGTGCGGTGCCGGCCGCCATCAGCCGGGCCCAGGCCAGGGCGGCCGCCTCGTCGAAGGCGAGGATGCGGCCCTGAAACAGGGCCGGCGGTCCCTCCGGGCCTGAGAACCATTGTTCCAGCAGCCGGCGCTTGCGGCCTGCCGGCAGCTCCAGCAGGCCGCGCCAGATTTCACCGATGGTTGGGGATGAGATGAACAAGGTCTCGTCCGCCTGATCGGCCATCCAGGCGATCAGCTCGGGCGAGGGGATGGGCTTGGTGACATTGCTGATGAT is a window of Oleomonas cavernae DNA encoding:
- a CDS encoding PIN domain-containing protein is translated as MTRYLLDTNIISNVTKPIPSPELIAWMADQADETLFISSPTIGEIWRGLLELPAGRKRRLLEQWFSGPEGPPALFQGRILAFDEAAALAWARLMAAGTAQGRPRSALDMIIAAIAEVNDCTVVTDNERDFEGLGFINPMR
- a CDS encoding RNA-binding protein, whose protein sequence is MPKGPKGEKRPADVIGAAIMVAKIATGEIEEAPPKDDGKDPAAKALGAKGGKRRAETMSPERRTEIAKKAAEGRWKNR
- a CDS encoding P63C domain-containing protein encodes the protein MTNARDKTKVAGGIARAKALTPAERSDIAKRAAVNRWNKDLPAAIYTGEIEIGDARLSCAVLENGIRVLTQSDMMRALGRSRQAKGRGFYDADVNLPAFLTAKNLKPFIPNELYVTSSQIEFRLPSGQKAFGYRAEMLPQVCEVYLKARDADGLTHNQEHIARQADILMRGLATVGIVALVDEATGYQRDRAADALAKILEKFIAKELQPWVPTFPDMFYEELFRLRGLDFPRETVKRPQYFGHLTNDIIYERLAPGIKDELRNTTPKLPSGRRKHHMHRKLTPEMGHPKLREHLASVTTIMRLSSNYEEFKRNLDKIHPRYGDTIPMDFGDKGL
- a CDS encoding GNAT family N-acetyltransferase, whose protein sequence is MPGIDIKALSASPPVCGMLSDILVEVVANGGSVSFMHPLDPAMARAFWDKSLAAAARGERVVLGAWDGEVIVGTVTLLLDCPPNQPHRAEIAKLMTRLSHRGRGIAAALMRAAEVLAASRGRTLLVLDTATEDGAAALYEGLGYTLAGEIPDYALKPHGGLTGTLIYWKRIGDGH
- a CDS encoding Lrp/AsnC family transcriptional regulator is translated as MDHAILDVLKRDGRMTATELAGRVGLSASACSRRIKRLEDVGVITGYGAAINEAARARGLTVVVFVSLHSQTEEFLSAFERAVQRCENVVEGYLLSGPFDYSLRVLARDVGDYERIHKEQLSRLPGVSRMQSNFALRKVVG
- the ald gene encoding alanine dehydrogenase, whose protein sequence is MRIGVPKEIKNNEFRVGLTPGSVQEFTAHGHQVVVESKAGIGIGASDGDYQAAGAAIAAEPAEIFAGADMIVKVKEPQAGERRMLRPGQILFTYLHLAPDPEQTRDLVASGAVCIAYETVTDAQGGLPLLAPMSQVAGKLAVQAGASALERAHGGAGILIGGVPGVPPANVVVIGGGVVGENAIEVALGMGADVTVLDRALPVLDRLAKRFGPSLTTQYSTRAAFDQLLPAADLVIGAVLVAGAAAPRLVTAAHVKAMRPGSVLVDVAIDQGGCFETSHATTHENPTYVVDGVVHYCVANMPGAVPRTSTFALNNATLPFGLAIADKGYRQALLESPHLKAGLNVHRGQVTYAAVARDLGYAYAAPELALAG